The following are encoded together in the Numida meleagris isolate 19003 breed g44 Domestic line chromosome 19, NumMel1.0, whole genome shotgun sequence genome:
- the MYLK2 gene encoding myosin light chain kinase 2, skeletal/cardiac muscle translates to MEQHEVPGSAADTGGSGSAAPPGTEPSTAQPAPSAAQAQDPGKEEPMEKVVGAAGELHGGTAEPAQEKVPTAAGKEEPGKEKAPGAAAEAEGAAKEKAEPKGGKAEPAQEAVPNVAQHWDGGEKKAAKEGASAAETDRGKAEAAAGGGGKEEPTKEKPPVGEAGGQTAEPAQGKGSAVAGAQKEPPKENAPGAPGAEPGGEAEPAEKASAAAEAEGGKAEPAGTAPAAAPAQGVGEPVKEGPAAAKAEDGGKSAAKAKKSPAAKQPAKEKAPAAAKAPDGGKKPTKVEKNAAVTKAQDGGKEPAKEKAAAPAKEKATDAAQKPPTAAKAEDGGQETAEKAPAAAEAQGEGKKEANAEQTNKKQPPRGTEPTRPALMQSLSCPATCQREEQPGPEVAAMETIPEENPTALAGEGLAEPTPAQGDLQPPEQPVPQERTLPGAEGQPQLGSEPPGHAEQPGPGATGQPAATVAEPPPSPYLTPDFGKEDPFEILDDVPPPPAPFAHRIITLRTASVSSQYNLSTKEILGGGKFGEVHTCTEKQTGLKLAAKVIRKQGAKDKVCGGSRALGTWSWGSAGSDTSAMVGVLPQEMVLLEIDVMNQLNHRNLIQLYDAIETPREIILFMEFVEGGELFERIIDDDYHLTEVDCMVFVRQICEGIRFMHHMRVLHLDLKPENILCVAATGHMVKIIDFGLARRYNPQEKLKVNFGTPEFLSPEVVNYEQVSYSTDMWSMGVITYMLLSGLSPFLGDNDTETLNNVLAANWYFDEETFESVSDEAKDFVSNLIIKEKSARMSAGQCLQHPWLTNLAEKAKRCNRRLKSQVLLKKYVMRRRWKKNFIGVCAANRFKKITSSGSLTALGV, encoded by the exons ATGGAGCAGCACGAGGTGCCGGGCAGCGCTGCCGACACGGGGGGGTCTGGGAGTGCGGCCCCCCCTGgaacagagcccagcacagcacagcctgcccccagtgctgcccaggCTCAGGACCCAGGGAAGGAAGAGCCCATGGAAaaggtggtgggtgctgcaggagagctCCACGGAGGGACAGCAGAGCCTGCACAGGAGAAAGTGCCaactgctgcagggaaggaagagcctgggaaggagaaggctccgggtgctgctgctgaggctgagggtgcagcaaaagagaaggctgagcCCAAAGGAGGGAAGGCAGAGCCTGCGCAGGAGGCAGTCCCAAATGTTGCACAGCACTGGgatggaggggaaaagaaggctgCCAAGGAGGGGGCTTCGGCTGCAGAGACCGACAGAGGGaaggcagaggctgctgcaggggGTGGAGGCAAGGAAGAGCCCACAAAGGAGAAACCCCCAGTGGGAGAGGCCGGAGGACAGACAGCAGAGCCTGCACAGGGGAAGGGCTCAGCTGTAGCAGGGGCTCAGAAAGAACCCCCAAAGGAGAATGCCCCAGGTGCTCCAGGAGCTGAGcctggaggagaagcagagccTGCAGAGAAGGCTTCggctgcagcagaggctgaaggagGGAAGGCAGAGCCCGCAGGGACGGCCCcggctgcagcaccagctcagGGTGTGGGAGAGCCTGTGAAGGAGGGGCCAGCTGCTGCGAAGGCCGAGGATGGAGGGAAAAGTGCtgcaaaggcaaagaaaagccCGGCTGCAAAACAGCCTGCAAAGGAGAAGgcccctgctgctgcaaagGCTCCGGATGGAGGGAAGAAACCCacaaaggtggaaaaaaatgcagcgGTGACAAAGGCTCAGGATGGAGGCAAAGAGCCTGCAAAGGAGAAAGCTGCAGCACCTGCAAAGGAGAAAGCTACAGATGCTGCACAGAAGCCCCCGACTGCAGCGAAGGCTGAGGATGGAGGCCAGGAGACTGCGGAGAAGGCCCCGGCTGCTGCAGAGGCTCAgggtgaaggaaagaaagaggcCAACGCAGAGCAGACAAACAAGAAGCAGCCACCGAGGGGGACCGAGCCCACACGCCCAGCTCTGATGCAGAGCCTGAGCTGCCCGGCCACCTGCCAGAG AGAGGAGCAGCCCGGGCCAGAGGTGGCTGCGATGGAGACGATCCCCGAGGAAAACCCAACGGCACTGGCAGGAGAGGGTCTGGCAGAGCCCACCCCGGCCCAGGGGGAcctgcagcccccagagcaGCCCGTCCCACAGGAGAGGACATTGCCTGGTGCTGAGGGGCAACCCCAGCTTGGGTCAGAGCCCCCCGGGCACGCAGAGCAGCCGGGCCCTGGGGCCACGGGGCAGCCAGCCGCAACGGTGGCAGAGCCACCACCCAGCCCCTACCTCACCCCTGATTTTGGGAAGGAAGACCCCTTTGAGATACTGG ACGATGTCCCCCCTCCACCCGCTCCCTTTGCGCACCGCATCATCACGCTGCGGACGGCCAGCGTCAGCTCGCAGTACAACCTCAGCACCAAGGAAATCCTGGGGGG GGGGAAGTTTGGTGAAGTACACACGTGCACGGAGAAGCAGACGGGGCTCAAGCTGGCTGCCAAAGTCATCCGGAAGCAGGGAGCCAAGGACAAGGTCTGTGGTGGGAGCCGGGCTTTGGGCACATggagctggggctcagctggGTCTGACACCAGTGCCATGGTGGGGGTCCTGCCGCAGGAGATGGTGCTGCTGGAGATCGACGTGATGAACCAGCTGAACCACCGCAACCTCATCCAGCTCTATGATGCCATCGAGACGCCCCGGGAGATCATCCTCTTCATGGAGTT TGTGGAAGGTGGGGAGCTCTTTGAGCGGATCATCGATGATGACTACCACCTGACAGAGGTGGACTGCATGGTGTTCGTGCGGCAGATCTGCGAGGGCATCCGCTTCATGCACCACATGCGCGTCCTCCACCTCGACCTCAAG CCTGAGAACATCCTCTGCGTCGCTGCCACCGGGCACATGGTGAAGATCATTGACTTTGGGCTGGCTCGAAG GTACAACCCCCAGGAGAAGCTGAAAGTGAACTTCGGCACTCCCGAGTTCCTCTCCCCTGAGGTGGTCAACTACGAGCAGGTCTCCTACTCCACGGACATGTGGAGCATGGGTGTCATCACCTACATGCT CCTCAGCGGCCTCTCCCCGTTTTTGGGTGACAACGACACCGAAACGCTCAACAACGTCCTGGCAGCCAACTGGTACTTCGACGAGGAGACCTTTGAGAGCGTTTCTGATGAGGCCAAGGACTTCGTCTCCAACCTCATCATCAAAGAGAAGAG CGCCCGGATGAGCGCggggcagtgcctgcagcacccCTGGCTCACCAACCTGGCGGAGAAGGCCAAGCGCTGCAACCGCCGCCTCAAGTCCCAGGTGCTGCTCAAGAAATACGTCATGCGGCGGCGCTGGAAG AAAAACTTCATCGGGGTGTGTGCTGCCAACCGCTTCAAGAAGATCACCAGCTCGGGCTCGCTGACGGCGCTGGGTGTCTGA